One genomic region from Rosa rugosa chromosome 1, drRosRugo1.1, whole genome shotgun sequence encodes:
- the LOC133724870 gene encoding ras-related protein Rab7-like isoform X1 — MDVSMKRRTLLKVIVLGDSGVGKTSLMNQYVYKKFIRQYKATIGADFVTKELHIDDKLVTLQIWDTAGQERFQSLGAAFYRGADCCVLVYDVNVLRSFETLQNWHEEFLKQQVDPADTEAFPFILIGNKIDIDGGNSRAVSKKRAQEWCAAKGNIPYFETSAKEDYNVDEAFLCVAKTGLTHEHEQDIFPCSYFKGISETVSEAEQRGGCAC; from the exons ATGGATGTTTCTATGAAGCGAAGAACGCTGCTTAAGGTCATCGTCCTCGGAGATAGTGG GGTGGGAAAGACTTCTTTGATGAATCA ATATGTATATAAGAAGTTCATTCGACAATATAAAGCTACAATCGGTGCTGATTTTGTCACAAAGGAACTTCATATTGATGACAAATTGGTGACTTTGCAA ATTTGGGACACAGCAGGACAAGAAAGGTTTCAAAGTCTCGGGGCAGCATTTTATCGTGGAGCAGATTGTTGTGTTCTTGTTTATGATGTGAATGTTCTAAGATCATTTGAAACACTTCAGAACTGGCATGAAGAGTTTCTCAAACAG CAGGTAGATCCAGCTGACACTGAGGCATTTCCATTTATACTAATCGGCAACAAAATTGATATAGATGGCGGAAACAGCAGAGCG GTTTCTAAGAAGAGAGCCCAAGAATGGTGTGCTGCCAAGGGAAACATACCGTACTTTGAGACATCAGCAAAAGAGGATTATAACGTTGATGAAGCATTTCTCTGTGTAGCAAAAACAGGACTCACCCATGAACATGAACAAGACAT TTTCCCATGCAGTTACTTCAAAGGTATATCAGAAACTGTTTCAGAAGCAGAGCAAAGAGGGGGCTGTGCATGCTAA
- the LOC133724870 gene encoding ras-related protein Rab7-like isoform X3, protein MDVSMKRRTLLKVIVLGDSGVGKTSLMNQYVYKKFIRQYKATIGADFVTKELHIDDKLVTLQIWDTAGQERFQSLGAAFYRGADCCVLVYDVNVLRSFETLQNWHEEFLKQQVDPADTEAFPFILIGNKIDIDGGNSRAVSKKRAQEWCAAKGNIPYFETSAKEDYNVDEAFLCVAKTGLTHEHEQDIYFKGISETVSEAEQRGGCAC, encoded by the exons ATGGATGTTTCTATGAAGCGAAGAACGCTGCTTAAGGTCATCGTCCTCGGAGATAGTGG GGTGGGAAAGACTTCTTTGATGAATCA ATATGTATATAAGAAGTTCATTCGACAATATAAAGCTACAATCGGTGCTGATTTTGTCACAAAGGAACTTCATATTGATGACAAATTGGTGACTTTGCAA ATTTGGGACACAGCAGGACAAGAAAGGTTTCAAAGTCTCGGGGCAGCATTTTATCGTGGAGCAGATTGTTGTGTTCTTGTTTATGATGTGAATGTTCTAAGATCATTTGAAACACTTCAGAACTGGCATGAAGAGTTTCTCAAACAG CAGGTAGATCCAGCTGACACTGAGGCATTTCCATTTATACTAATCGGCAACAAAATTGATATAGATGGCGGAAACAGCAGAGCG GTTTCTAAGAAGAGAGCCCAAGAATGGTGTGCTGCCAAGGGAAACATACCGTACTTTGAGACATCAGCAAAAGAGGATTATAACGTTGATGAAGCATTTCTCTGTGTAGCAAAAACAGGACTCACCCATGAACATGAACAAGACAT TTACTTCAAAGGTATATCAGAAACTGTTTCAGAAGCAGAGCAAAGAGGGGGCTGTGCATGCTAA
- the LOC133724870 gene encoding ras-related protein Rab7-like isoform X2: MDVSMKRRTLLKVIVLGDSGVGKTSLMNQYVYKKFIRQYKATIGADFVTKELHIDDKLVTLQIWDTAGQERFQSLGAAFYRGADCCVLVYDVNVLRSFETLQNWHEEFLKQVDPADTEAFPFILIGNKIDIDGGNSRAVSKKRAQEWCAAKGNIPYFETSAKEDYNVDEAFLCVAKTGLTHEHEQDIFPCSYFKGISETVSEAEQRGGCAC, encoded by the exons ATGGATGTTTCTATGAAGCGAAGAACGCTGCTTAAGGTCATCGTCCTCGGAGATAGTGG GGTGGGAAAGACTTCTTTGATGAATCA ATATGTATATAAGAAGTTCATTCGACAATATAAAGCTACAATCGGTGCTGATTTTGTCACAAAGGAACTTCATATTGATGACAAATTGGTGACTTTGCAA ATTTGGGACACAGCAGGACAAGAAAGGTTTCAAAGTCTCGGGGCAGCATTTTATCGTGGAGCAGATTGTTGTGTTCTTGTTTATGATGTGAATGTTCTAAGATCATTTGAAACACTTCAGAACTGGCATGAAGAGTTTCTCAAACAG GTAGATCCAGCTGACACTGAGGCATTTCCATTTATACTAATCGGCAACAAAATTGATATAGATGGCGGAAACAGCAGAGCG GTTTCTAAGAAGAGAGCCCAAGAATGGTGTGCTGCCAAGGGAAACATACCGTACTTTGAGACATCAGCAAAAGAGGATTATAACGTTGATGAAGCATTTCTCTGTGTAGCAAAAACAGGACTCACCCATGAACATGAACAAGACAT TTTCCCATGCAGTTACTTCAAAGGTATATCAGAAACTGTTTCAGAAGCAGAGCAAAGAGGGGGCTGTGCATGCTAA
- the LOC133724870 gene encoding ras-related protein Rab7-like isoform X4, with amino-acid sequence MDVSMKRRTLLKVIVLGDSGVGKTSLMNQYVYKKFIRQYKATIGADFVTKELHIDDKLVTLQIWDTAGQERFQSLGAAFYRGADCCVLVYDVNVLRSFETLQNWHEEFLKQVDPADTEAFPFILIGNKIDIDGGNSRAVSKKRAQEWCAAKGNIPYFETSAKEDYNVDEAFLCVAKTGLTHEHEQDIYFKGISETVSEAEQRGGCAC; translated from the exons ATGGATGTTTCTATGAAGCGAAGAACGCTGCTTAAGGTCATCGTCCTCGGAGATAGTGG GGTGGGAAAGACTTCTTTGATGAATCA ATATGTATATAAGAAGTTCATTCGACAATATAAAGCTACAATCGGTGCTGATTTTGTCACAAAGGAACTTCATATTGATGACAAATTGGTGACTTTGCAA ATTTGGGACACAGCAGGACAAGAAAGGTTTCAAAGTCTCGGGGCAGCATTTTATCGTGGAGCAGATTGTTGTGTTCTTGTTTATGATGTGAATGTTCTAAGATCATTTGAAACACTTCAGAACTGGCATGAAGAGTTTCTCAAACAG GTAGATCCAGCTGACACTGAGGCATTTCCATTTATACTAATCGGCAACAAAATTGATATAGATGGCGGAAACAGCAGAGCG GTTTCTAAGAAGAGAGCCCAAGAATGGTGTGCTGCCAAGGGAAACATACCGTACTTTGAGACATCAGCAAAAGAGGATTATAACGTTGATGAAGCATTTCTCTGTGTAGCAAAAACAGGACTCACCCATGAACATGAACAAGACAT TTACTTCAAAGGTATATCAGAAACTGTTTCAGAAGCAGAGCAAAGAGGGGGCTGTGCATGCTAA
- the LOC133724892 gene encoding iron-sulfur assembly protein IscA, chloroplastic yields the protein MAFSAITTHCPSSLLLPPATNPSASSSARNSISFRFSSTSLSRGRRPISIRSVSTSAAPKSEGIAPAISLTENALKHFNKMRAERNEVLCLRIGVKQGGCSGMSYTMDFESKENARPDDSIMEYNGFEIVCDPKSLLFLYGMQLDYSDALIGGGFSFKNPNATQTCGCGKSFAAEM from the exons atggcgTTCTCTGCAATAACAACGCACTGCccctcctctcttcttcttccgccGGCGACGAACCCGTCGGCATCGTCTTCAGCTCGGAATTCAATTTCCTTCAGATTTTCATCCACAAGTCTCAGCCGTGGAAGAAGACCCATTTCAATTCGATCCGTTTCAACTTCGG CTGCGCCGAAATCCGAGGGCATTGCACCTGCGATTTCACTTACGGAGAATGCGTTGAAGCATTTCAATAAGATGAGAGCCGAACGTAATGAGGTTTTATGCTTGAGAATTGGTGTTAAACAGGGTGGATGCTCTGGCATGTCGTATACGATGGACTTCGAGAGCAAAGAAAATGCAAGGCCAGATGATTCCATCATGGAATATAATGGTTTTGAGATAG TTTGTGATCCAAAGAGTCTCCTCTTCTTGTATGGCATGCAATTGGACTACAGTGATGCTCTTATTGGTGGAGGCTTTTCTTTCAAGAACCCTAATGCCACACAAACATGTGGTTGCGGTAAATCTTTTGCCGCAGAGATGTAG
- the LOC133724439 gene encoding probable ATP synthase 24 kDa subunit, mitochondrial, translating into MAFSSRLVSKSRQLCGNGVVLQQERLIPVRHFAKEANRPVLKGDEMLKNIFLDVKKKFETALGILRKEKITIDPKDPAAVSQYANVMKTIREKADLFSESQRIQHTIKTRTQDIPDARTYLLTLKEIRIRRGLTDELGAEAMMMDALEKVEKELKKPLLRNDKKGMALLLAEFDKVNQKLGIRKEDLPKYEEQLELKKAKAQLEELEKEALEAMETQAKREEFKDEAMVDVKSLDIRNFI; encoded by the exons ATGGCCTTCTCTTCCCGTCTCGTATCCAAGTCCAGACAG CTGTGTGGCAATGGAGTCGTTCTTCAACAGGAGCGTCTCATTCCGGTTCGTCACTTTGCCAAGGAAGCAAATCGCCCAGTGCTTAAGGGTGATG AGATGCTGAAGAACATCTTCCTGGATGTTAAAAAGAAGTTTGAGACGGCCCTTGGAATACTGCGCAAGGAGAAAATCACCATAGACCCCAAGGATCCAGCTGCAGTGTCTCAATATGCCAACGTCATGAAAACTATTAGAGAGAA GGCGGATTTGTTCTCGGAATCCCAACGTATCCAACACACCATCAAAACCCGTACACAAGATATCCCAGATGCCAGAACTTATCTGTTGACATTGAAGGAAATTAGGATCAG GAGAGGTCTCACTGATGAACTCGGTGCAGAGGCTATGATGATGGATGCATTGGAGAAAGTTGAAAAGGAACTGAAGAAACCTCTTTTGAGGAATGATAAGAAAGGAATGGCTCTTCTCTTGGCAGAGTTTGACAAAGTAAACCAGAA GCTTGGAATTCGGAAGGAAGATTTACCAAAATATGAAGAACAACTAGAACTCAAGAAAGCTAAAGCACAACTGGAGGAACTTGAGAAGGAGGCTCTTGAGGCAATGGAAACTCAGGCAAAGCG GGAGGAATTCAAAGATGAGGCAATGGTTGATGTAAAGTCTTTGGACATCCGAAACTTCATCTAA